A part of Escherichia marmotae genomic DNA contains:
- the panE gene encoding 2-dehydropantoate 2-reductase, giving the protein MKITVLGCGALGQLWLTALCKQGHEVQGWLRVPQPYCSVNLVETDGSIFNESLTANDPDFLATSDLLLVTLKAWQVSDAVKSLASTLPVTTPILLIHNGMGTIEELQNIEQPLLMGTTTHAARRDGNVIIHVASGITHTGPARQQDGDYSYLADILQTVLPDVAWHNNIRAELWRKLAVNCVINPLTAIWNCPNGELRHHPQEIMQICEEVAAVIEREGHHTSAEDLRDYVMQVIDATAENISSMLQDIRALRHTEIDYINGFLLRRARAHGIAVPENTRLFEMVKRKESEYERIGTGLPRPW; this is encoded by the coding sequence ATGAAAATTACCGTATTGGGATGCGGTGCCTTAGGGCAATTATGGCTTACAGCACTTTGCAAACAGGGCCACGAAGTTCAGGGCTGGCTGCGGGTGCCACAACCGTACTGTAGCGTGAATCTGGTTGAAACAGACGGTTCGATATTTAACGAATCTCTGACCGCCAATGATCCAGATTTTCTGGCCACCAGCGATCTGTTACTGGTGACGTTGAAAGCCTGGCAGGTGTCTGATGCCGTCAAAAGTCTGGCATCAACACTACCTGTAACCACGCCAATTTTGCTGATCCACAACGGCATGGGCACCATTGAAGAGTTACAGAACATTGAGCAACCTTTACTGATGGGCACGACCACCCATGCAGCGCGCCGCGACGGCAACGTCATCATTCACGTGGCAAGCGGTATTACTCATACAGGCCCGGCGCGTCAACAGGATGGTGATTACAGCTATCTGGCAGATATTTTGCAAACCGTTTTACCTGACGTCGCCTGGCATAACAATATTCGCGCCGAGCTGTGGCGAAAACTGGCGGTTAACTGTGTGATTAATCCGCTGACTGCCATCTGGAATTGCCCGAATGGCGAATTACGTCATCATCCGCAAGAAATTATGCAGATATGCGAAGAAGTTGCGGCGGTGATTGAACGCGAAGGGCATCATACTTCTGCGGAAGATCTGCGTGATTATGTGATGCAGGTGATTGATGCTACGGCAGAAAACATCTCGTCGATGCTGCAGGATATTCGCGCGTTGCGCCATACAGAAATCGACTATATCAACGGTTTTCTGCTACGTCGTGCCCGCGCGCATGGGATTGCTGTACCGGAAAACACCCGCCTGTTTGAAATGGTAAAAAGAAAGGAGAGTGAATATGAGCGCATCGGCACTGGTTTGCCTCGCCCCTGGTAG
- the yajL gene encoding protein deglycase YajL yields MSASALVCLAPGSEETEAVTTIDLLVRGGINVTTASVASDGNLAITCSRGVKLLADAPLVEVADGEYDVIVLPGGIKGAECFRDSTLLVETVKQFHRSGRIVAAICAVPATVLVPHDIFPIGNMTGFPTLKDKIPAEQWQDKRVVWDARVKLLTSQGPGTAIDFGLKIIDLLVGREKAHEVASQLVMAAGIYNYYE; encoded by the coding sequence ATGAGCGCATCGGCACTGGTTTGCCTCGCCCCTGGTAGTGAAGAGACTGAAGCGGTCACCACTATCGACCTGTTGGTTCGCGGTGGCATTAATGTCACTACTGCCAGCGTCGCCAGCGATGGCAACCTGGCAATTACCTGCTCGCGCGGCGTGAAGCTGCTGGCGGATGCGCCGCTGGTCGAAGTGGCCGATGGCGAATATGATGTGATTGTACTGCCTGGTGGGATCAAAGGTGCAGAGTGTTTTCGTGACAGCACCCTACTGGTCGAAACGGTTAAACAGTTCCACCGTTCCGGGCGTATCGTTGCGGCGATTTGTGCTGTGCCAGCCACGGTGTTGGTGCCGCACGACATCTTCCCGATTGGCAATATGACCGGTTTCCCGACGCTGAAAGATAAAATTCCCGCAGAACAATGGCAAGACAAGCGCGTCGTCTGGGACGCACGCGTAAAATTGCTGACCAGCCAGGGGCCAGGCACGGCTATTGATTTTGGTCTGAAAATTATCGACCTGCTGGTTGGGCGCGAGAAAGCCCATGAAGTCGCATCACAACTGGTGATGGCGGCAGGGATTTATAATTATTACGAGTAA
- the thiI gene encoding tRNA uracil 4-sulfurtransferase ThiI: MKFIIKLFPEITIKSQSVRLRFIKILTGNIRNVLKHYDETLAVVRHWDNIEVRAKDENQRLAIRDALTRIPGIHHILEVEDVPFTDMHDIFEKALVQYRDQLEGKTFCVRVKRRGKHDFSSIDVERYVGGGLNQHIESARVKLTNPDVTVHLEVEDDRLLLIKGRYEGIGGFPIGTQEDVLSLISGGFDSGVSSYMLMRRGCRVHYCFFNLGGAAHEIGVRQVAHYLWNRFGSSHRVRVVAINFEPVVGEILEKIDDGQMGVILKRMMVRAASKVAERYGVQALVTGEALGQVSSQTLTNLRLIDNVSDTLILRPLISYDKEHIINLARQIGTEDFARTMPEYCGVISKSPTVKAVKSKIEAEEEKFDFSILDKVVEEANNVDIREIAQQTEQEVVEVETVNGFGPNDVILDIRSIDEQEDKPLKVEGIDVVSLPFYKLSTKFGDLDQSKTWLLWCERGVMSRLQALYLREQGFKNVKVYRP; this comes from the coding sequence ATGAAGTTTATCATTAAATTGTTCCCGGAAATCACCATCAAGAGCCAATCTGTGCGCTTGCGCTTTATAAAAATCCTTACCGGGAATATTCGTAACGTTTTAAAGCACTATGATGAGACGCTCGCAGTTGTCCGTCACTGGGATAACATCGAAGTTCGCGCGAAAGATGAAAACCAGCGTCTGGCAATTCGCGACGCTTTGACCCGCATTCCGGGTATCCACCATATTCTCGAAGTCGAAGACGTGCCGTTTACCGACATGCACGATATTTTCGAGAAAGCGTTGGTTCAGTACCGTGACCAACTGGAAGGTAAGACCTTCTGTGTACGCGTGAAGCGTCGCGGTAAGCACGATTTTAGCTCGATTGATGTGGAACGTTACGTCGGCGGTGGCTTGAATCAACATATTGAATCCGCTCGCGTGAAGCTGACTAACCCGGATGTGACTGTCCATCTGGAAGTGGAAGACGATCGTCTGCTGCTGATCAAAGGCCGCTACGAAGGTATTGGTGGTTTCCCGATAGGCACCCAGGAAGATGTGCTGTCGCTGATCTCTGGTGGTTTCGACTCTGGCGTTTCCAGTTATATGCTGATGCGCCGCGGTTGCCGTGTGCATTACTGCTTCTTTAACCTCGGCGGCGCGGCACACGAAATTGGTGTTCGTCAGGTGGCACATTATCTGTGGAATCGCTTTGGCAGCTCTCACCGCGTGCGTGTTGTCGCCATTAACTTCGAACCGGTAGTCGGTGAAATTCTTGAGAAAATCGACGACGGTCAGATGGGCGTCATTCTCAAACGTATGATGGTGCGAGCCGCATCTAAAGTGGCTGAGCGTTACGGCGTACAGGCGCTGGTGACCGGCGAGGCGTTGGGCCAGGTGTCCAGTCAGACGCTGACCAACCTGCGTCTGATTGATAACGTTTCTGACACGCTAATCCTGCGTCCGCTGATCTCTTACGACAAAGAGCACATCATTAACCTTGCTCGTCAGATTGGCACTGAAGACTTTGCCCGCACGATGCCGGAATATTGCGGCGTGATCTCCAAAAGCCCGACGGTGAAAGCGGTTAAGTCGAAGATTGAAGCGGAAGAAGAGAAGTTCGACTTCAGCATTCTCGACAAAGTGGTTGAGGAAGCGAATAACGTTGATATTCGCGAAATCGCCCAGCAGACCGAGCAGGAAGTGGTGGAAGTGGAAACCGTCAATGGCTTCGGCCCGAATGACGTGATCCTCGATATTCGCTCTATCGATGAACAGGAAGATAAACCGCTGAAAGTCGAAGGGATCGATGTAGTTTCCCTGCCGTTCTACAAATTGAGCACTAAATTTGGCGATCTCGACCAGAGCAAAACCTGGCTGTTGTGGTGTGAGCGCGGGGTGATGAGCCGCTTGCAGGCGCTCTATCTGCGCGAGCAGGGCTTTAAGAATGTGAAAGTGTATCGCCCGTAA
- the xseB gene encoding exodeoxyribonuclease VII small subunit translates to MPKKNEAPASFEKALSELEQIVTRLESGDLPLEEALNEFERGVQLARQGQAKLQQAEQRVQILLSDNEDASPTPFTPDNE, encoded by the coding sequence ATGCCGAAGAAAAATGAGGCGCCCGCCAGCTTTGAAAAGGCGCTAAGCGAGCTGGAACAGATTGTGACCCGTCTGGAAAGTGGCGACCTGCCGCTGGAAGAGGCACTGAATGAGTTCGAACGTGGCGTGCAGCTTGCACGTCAGGGGCAGGCCAAATTACAACAAGCCGAACAGCGCGTACAGATCCTGCTGTCTGACAACGAAGACGCCTCTCCAACACCTTTTACACCGGACAATGAGTAA
- the ispA gene encoding (2E,6E)-farnesyl diphosphate synthase, which translates to MDFPQQLEACVKQANQALSRFIAPLPFQNTPVVETMQYGALLGGKRLRPFLVYATGQMLGVSLNTLDAPAAAVECIHAYSLIHDDLPAMDDDDLRRGLPTCHVKFGEANAILAGDALQTLAFSILSDADMPEVSDRDRIAMISELANASGIAGMCGGQALDLDAEGKHVPLDALERIHRHKTGALIRAAVRLGALSAGDKGRHALPILDKYAESIGLAFQVQDDILDVVGDTATLGKRQGADQQLGKSTYPALLGLEQARKKARDLIDDARQSLKQLAEQSLDTSALEALADYIIQRNK; encoded by the coding sequence ATGGACTTTCCGCAGCAACTCGAAGCCTGCGTTAAGCAGGCCAACCAGGCGCTGAGCCGTTTTATCGCCCCACTGCCCTTTCAGAACACTCCCGTGGTAGAAACCATGCAGTATGGCGCATTATTAGGTGGTAAGCGCCTGCGACCTTTCCTGGTTTATGCTACTGGTCAAATGCTCGGCGTAAGTCTGAATACTTTGGACGCACCAGCAGCAGCCGTAGAGTGTATCCACGCTTACTCATTAATTCATGATGATCTACCGGCAATGGATGATGACGATTTACGTCGTGGTTTACCCACCTGTCATGTGAAGTTTGGCGAAGCGAACGCCATCCTCGCCGGGGATGCTTTACAAACGTTAGCATTCTCGATTTTAAGCGATGCGGATATGCCAGAAGTTTCAGACCGTGACAGAATCGCGATGATTTCAGAACTGGCAAATGCCAGCGGTATTGCCGGAATGTGTGGCGGCCAGGCGTTAGATTTAGACGCGGAAGGCAAACACGTACCTCTGGACGCACTTGAACGTATTCATCGTCATAAAACAGGTGCGTTAATTCGTGCCGCCGTTCGTCTTGGTGCGTTAAGCGCCGGAGATAAAGGACGTCATGCCCTGCCAATACTCGACAAGTATGCAGAGAGCATCGGTCTTGCCTTCCAGGTTCAGGATGACATCCTGGATGTGGTGGGAGATACTGCAACGTTGGGTAAACGTCAGGGTGCCGACCAGCAGCTTGGCAAAAGTACTTACCCTGCACTTCTGGGACTTGAGCAAGCCCGGAAGAAAGCCAGAGATCTTATCGACGATGCTCGCCAGTCGCTGAAACAACTGGCTGAACAGTCGCTCGATACCTCGGCACTGGAAGCGCTAGCGGACTACATTATCCAGCGTAATAAATAA
- the dxs gene encoding 1-deoxy-D-xylulose-5-phosphate synthase, with translation MSFDIAKYPTLALVDSTQELRLLPKESLPKLCDELRRYLLDSVSRSSGHFASGLGTVELTVALHYVYNTPFDQLIWDVGHQAYPHKILTGRRDKIGTIRQKGGLHPFPWRGESEYDVLSVGHSSTSISAGIGIAVAAEKEGKDRHTVCVIGDGAITAGMAFEAMNHAGDIRPDMLVILNDNEMSISENVGALNNHLAQLLSGKLYSSLREGGKKVFSGVPPIKELLKRTEEHIKGMVVPGTLFEELGFNYIGPVDGHDVLGLITTLKNMRDLKGPQFLHIMTKKGRGYEPAEKDPITFHAVPKFDPSSGCLPKSSGGLPSYSKIFGDWLCETAAKDNKLMAITPAMREGSGMVEFSRKFPDRYFDVAIAEQHAVTFAAGLAIGGYKPIVAIYSTFLQRAYDQVLHDVAIQKLPVLFAIDRAGIVGADGQTHQGAFDLSFLRCIPEMVIMTPSDENECRQMLYTGYHYNDGPSAVRYPRGNAVGVELTPLEKLPIGKGIVKRRGEKLAILNFGTLMQEAVKVAESLNATLVDMRFVKPLDEALILEMAASHEALVTVEENAIMGGAGSGVNEVLMAHRKPVPVLNIGLPDFFIPQGTQEEMRAELGLDAAGMEAKIKAWLA, from the coding sequence ATGAGTTTTGATATTGCCAAATACCCGACCCTGGCACTGGTCGACTCCACCCAGGAGTTGCGACTGCTACCAAAAGAGAGTTTACCGAAACTCTGCGACGAACTGCGCCGTTATTTACTCGACAGCGTGAGCCGTTCCAGCGGACACTTCGCCTCTGGGCTGGGCACGGTCGAACTGACCGTGGCGCTGCACTATGTCTATAACACTCCATTTGACCAGTTAATCTGGGATGTGGGGCATCAGGCTTATCCGCATAAAATTTTAACCGGACGCCGCGACAAAATCGGTACTATCCGCCAGAAAGGCGGCCTACACCCGTTCCCGTGGCGCGGCGAAAGCGAATATGACGTGTTAAGCGTCGGGCATTCATCAACCTCCATCAGTGCCGGAATCGGTATTGCGGTGGCTGCCGAGAAAGAAGGTAAGGATCGCCACACCGTCTGCGTAATTGGCGACGGCGCGATTACCGCAGGCATGGCGTTTGAAGCGATGAACCATGCGGGCGATATTCGTCCTGATATGCTGGTGATCCTCAACGACAACGAAATGTCGATTTCCGAAAATGTCGGCGCGCTCAACAACCATCTGGCACAGCTACTTTCCGGTAAACTTTACTCATCACTGCGCGAAGGCGGTAAAAAAGTCTTCTCTGGCGTGCCGCCAATTAAAGAACTGCTCAAACGCACTGAAGAACATATTAAAGGCATGGTAGTGCCTGGCACGCTGTTTGAAGAGCTGGGCTTTAACTACATCGGCCCGGTTGACGGTCACGACGTGCTGGGGCTTATCACCACGCTAAAAAATATGCGCGACCTGAAAGGCCCGCAGTTCCTGCATATCATGACCAAAAAAGGTCGTGGTTATGAACCAGCAGAAAAAGACCCAATCACTTTCCACGCCGTGCCTAAATTTGACCCGTCCAGCGGTTGCCTGCCCAAAAGCAGCGGCGGTCTGCCGAGCTATTCAAAAATCTTTGGCGACTGGTTGTGCGAAACGGCAGCGAAAGACAACAAGCTGATGGCGATTACGCCGGCGATGCGTGAAGGTTCCGGCATGGTCGAGTTTTCACGGAAATTCCCGGATCGCTACTTTGACGTGGCAATCGCTGAGCAACACGCGGTGACTTTTGCCGCTGGTCTGGCGATTGGCGGGTACAAACCGATCGTGGCTATTTACTCCACCTTCCTGCAACGCGCCTACGATCAGGTGCTGCATGACGTCGCAATTCAAAAGCTACCGGTTCTGTTCGCCATCGACCGCGCGGGCATTGTTGGTGCTGATGGTCAAACCCACCAGGGGGCTTTTGATCTCTCCTTCCTGCGCTGCATCCCGGAAATGGTCATTATGACCCCAAGCGATGAAAACGAATGTCGCCAAATGCTTTACACCGGTTACCACTACAACGATGGCCCGTCAGCGGTGCGTTACCCGCGCGGCAATGCAGTTGGCGTGGAACTGACGCCGCTGGAAAAACTGCCGATTGGTAAAGGTATCGTGAAGCGTCGCGGTGAAAAACTGGCGATCCTCAACTTTGGTACTTTGATGCAGGAAGCGGTGAAAGTCGCTGAATCGCTAAATGCTACGCTGGTCGATATGCGTTTTGTGAAGCCGCTTGATGAAGCGTTAATTCTGGAGATGGCCGCCAGCCATGAGGCGCTGGTCACCGTTGAAGAGAACGCCATTATGGGCGGCGCAGGCAGCGGCGTGAACGAAGTATTGATGGCACATCGTAAACCGGTGCCAGTGCTGAATATTGGCCTACCGGACTTCTTTATTCCACAAGGAACGCAGGAAGAAATGCGCGCCGAGCTCGGCCTCGATGCCGCCGGAATGGAAGCCAAAATCAAAGCCTGGCTGGCATAA
- the yajO gene encoding 1-deoxyxylulose-5-phosphate synthase YajO → MQYNLLGKTDLRVSRLCLGCMTFGEPDRGNHAWTLPEESSRPIIKRALEGGINFFDTANSYSDGSSEEIVGRALRDFARRDDVVVATKVFHRVGDLPEGLSRTQILRSIDDSLRRLGMDYVDILQIHRWDYNTPIEETLEALNDVVKAGKARYIGASSMYASQFAQALELQKQHGWAQFVSMQDHYNLIYREEEREMLPLCYQEGVAVIPWSPLARGRLTRPWGETTARLVSDEVGKNLYKESDENDAQIAARLAGVSEELGVTRAQVALAWLLSKPGIAAPIIGTSREEQLDELLNAVDITLKPEQIAELETPYKPHPIVGFK, encoded by the coding sequence ATGCAATACAACCTCTTAGGGAAAACCGACCTTCGCGTTTCCCGACTTTGCCTCGGCTGTATGACCTTTGGCGAGCCAGATCGCGGTAATCACGCATGGACGCTGCCGGAAGAAAGCAGTCGCCCAATAATCAAACGCGCCCTTGAGGGCGGCATTAACTTTTTTGATACCGCGAATAGCTATTCCGATGGCAGCAGCGAAGAGATCGTCGGTCGCGCATTGCGGGATTTCGCCCGTCGCGATGACGTGGTCGTCGCGACAAAAGTTTTCCATCGTGTCGGTGACTTACCAGAAGGATTATCCCGCACGCAAATTTTGCGCTCTATTGACGACAGCCTGCGTCGTCTCGGCATGGATTATGTCGATATCCTGCAAATTCATCGCTGGGATTACAACACGCCGATTGAAGAGACGCTTGAAGCCCTGAACGACGTCGTAAAAGCCGGAAAAGCGCGTTATATCGGCGCGTCATCAATGTACGCCTCCCAGTTTGCTCAGGCGTTGGAACTGCAAAAACAGCACGGCTGGGCGCAGTTTGTCAGTATGCAGGATCACTATAATCTGATTTATCGTGAAGAAGAGCGCGAGATGCTGCCGCTGTGTTATCAGGAAGGCGTGGCGGTTATTCCGTGGAGCCCGCTGGCACGGGGCCGTCTGACGCGTCCGTGGGGTGAAACCACTGCACGACTGGTTTCTGACGAAGTGGGAAAAAATCTCTATAAAGAAAGCGATGAGAATGACGCGCAAATAGCTGCCCGTTTAGCCGGTGTAAGTGAAGAACTGGGCGTTACGCGGGCACAAGTCGCACTGGCATGGCTATTGAGCAAACCCGGCATTGCCGCACCGATTATCGGAACTTCGCGGGAAGAACAGCTAGATGAGTTACTGAATGCGGTGGATATCACGTTGAAGCCGGAACAAATTGCCGAGCTGGAAACGCCATATAAACCACATCCGATAGTGGGATTTAAATAG
- the pgpA gene encoding phosphatidylglycerophosphatase A has translation MTILPRHKDVAKSRLKMSNPWHLLATGFGSGLSPIVPGTMGSLAAIPFWYLMTFLPWQLYSLVVMLGICIGVYLCHQTAKDMGVHDHGSIVWDEFIGMWITLMALPTNDWQWVAAGFVIFRILDMWKPWPIRWFDRNVHGGMGIMIDDIVAGVISAGILYFIGHHWPMGIL, from the coding sequence ATGACCATTTTGCCACGCCATAAAGATGTCGCGAAAAGTCGCCTGAAGATGAGTAACCCGTGGCACTTGTTGGCTACGGGGTTTGGGAGTGGGTTAAGCCCGATTGTTCCAGGTACGATGGGCTCGCTGGCGGCGATCCCCTTCTGGTATCTGATGACTTTTTTGCCCTGGCAACTCTACTCACTGGTGGTAATGCTGGGGATCTGCATCGGCGTCTATCTTTGCCATCAGACGGCGAAAGATATGGGTGTGCACGATCACGGCAGTATCGTCTGGGATGAGTTTATCGGCATGTGGATCACCCTGATGGCGCTGCCGACCAATGACTGGCAGTGGGTCGCTGCCGGGTTTGTCATTTTCCGGATTCTGGATATGTGGAAACCGTGGCCGATCCGCTGGTTTGATCGCAATGTGCATGGTGGCATGGGGATCATGATCGACGATATTGTCGCCGGAGTGATTTCCGCTGGAATACTCTATTTTATCGGCCATCACTGGCCGATGGGTATTCTGTAG
- the thiL gene encoding thiamine-phosphate kinase — MACGEFSLIARYFDRVRSSRLDVELGIGDDCALLNIPEKQTLAISTDTLVAGNHFLPDIDPADLAYKALAVNLSDLAAMGADPAWLTLALTLPNVDEAWLESFSDSLFELLNYYDMQLIGGDTTRGPLSMTLGIHGFVPMGRALTRSGAKPGDWIYVTGTPGDSAAGLAILQNRLQVADAKDAEYLIKRHLRPSPRILQGQALRDLASSAIDLSDGLISDLGHIVKASDCGARIDLTLLPFSDALSRHVEPEQALRWALSGGEDYELCFTVPELNRGALDVALGHLGVPFTCIGQMTADIEGLCFVRDGESVTVDWKGYDHFATP, encoded by the coding sequence ATGGCATGTGGCGAGTTCTCCCTGATTGCCCGTTATTTTGACCGAGTAAGAAGCTCTCGTCTTGATGTCGAACTTGGCATCGGTGACGATTGTGCACTTCTCAATATCCCCGAGAAACAGACCCTGGCAATCAGCACTGATACGCTGGTGGCGGGTAACCATTTCCTCCCTGACATCGATCCTGCTGATCTGGCGTATAAAGCACTGGCGGTAAACTTAAGCGATCTGGCGGCGATGGGTGCCGATCCAGCCTGGCTGACGCTGGCATTGACTTTACCGAACGTGGACGAAGCGTGGCTTGAATCCTTCAGCGACAGTCTTTTCGAGCTCCTCAATTATTACGATATGCAGCTCATTGGCGGCGATACCACGCGTGGACCGCTATCAATGACGTTGGGTATCCACGGCTTTGTCCCGATGGGACGAGCTTTAACGCGCTCAGGTGCGAAACCGGGTGACTGGATCTATGTGACCGGTACGCCGGGCGATAGCGCCGCCGGGCTGGCGATTTTGCAAAACCGTTTGCAGGTTGCAGATGCTAAAGATGCGGAGTATTTAATAAAACGTCATCTCCGCCCATCGCCGCGTATTTTACAGGGGCAGGCACTGCGCGATCTGGCGAGTTCAGCCATCGATCTCTCTGACGGTCTGATCTCCGATCTCGGGCATATCGTGAAAGCCAGCGACTGCGGCGCACGAATTGATCTGACATTGTTGCCATTCTCTGACGCACTTTCACGTCATGTTGAACCGGAACAGGCGCTGCGTTGGGCGCTCTCTGGTGGCGAAGATTATGAGTTGTGCTTTACTGTGCCGGAGCTTAACCGTGGCGCGCTGGATGTTGCTCTGGGGCACCTGGGCGTACCGTTTACTTGTATCGGGCAAATGACCGCCGATATCGAAGGGCTTTGTTTTGTGCGTGACGGCGAATCTGTCACGGTTGACTGGAAAGGATATGACCATTTTGCCACGCCATAA
- the nusB gene encoding transcription antitermination factor NusB encodes MKPAARRRARECAVQALYSWQLSQNDIADVEYQFLAEQDVKDVDILYFRELLAGVATNTAYLDGLMKPYLSRLLEELGQVEKAVLRIALYELSKRSDVPYKVAINEAIKLAKSFGAEDSHKFVNGVLDKAAPVIRPNKK; translated from the coding sequence GTGAAACCTGCTGCTCGTCGCCGCGCTCGTGAGTGTGCCGTCCAGGCGCTCTACTCTTGGCAGTTGTCCCAGAACGACATCGCTGATGTTGAATACCAGTTCCTGGCTGAACAGGATGTAAAAGACGTTGACATCCTGTACTTCCGTGAGCTGCTGGCCGGGGTGGCGACTAACACCGCATACCTCGACGGACTGATGAAGCCATATCTGTCTCGCCTGCTGGAAGAGCTGGGCCAGGTAGAAAAAGCGGTACTGCGCATTGCACTGTACGAGCTGTCTAAACGTAGCGATGTGCCGTACAAAGTGGCTATTAACGAAGCGATCAAGCTGGCGAAATCGTTCGGCGCAGAAGACAGCCATAAGTTCGTCAACGGTGTACTCGATAAAGCAGCACCTGTGATTCGCCCTAACAAAAAGTGA
- the ribH gene encoding 6,7-dimethyl-8-ribityllumazine synthase produces the protein MNIIEANVATPDARVAITIARFNNFINDSLLEGAIDALKRIGQVKDENITVVWVPGAYELPLAAGALAKTGKYDAVIALGTVIRGGTAHFEYVAGGASNGLAHVAQDSEIPVAFGVLTTESIEQAIERAGTKAGNKGAEAALTALEMINVLKAIKA, from the coding sequence ATGAACATTATTGAAGCTAACGTTGCTACCCCGGACGCTCGCGTCGCCATCACCATTGCGCGTTTCAACAACTTTATCAATGACAGCCTGCTGGAAGGTGCGATTGACGCACTGAAACGTATCGGTCAGGTAAAAGATGAAAACATTACCGTTGTTTGGGTGCCTGGTGCCTATGAGCTGCCGCTGGCGGCAGGTGCACTGGCAAAAACCGGTAAATACGACGCGGTGATTGCGTTGGGAACCGTTATTCGTGGTGGCACTGCCCACTTTGAATATGTCGCTGGCGGTGCAAGCAACGGCCTGGCGCATGTTGCCCAGGACAGCGAAATTCCGGTTGCTTTTGGTGTGTTGACCACCGAAAGCATTGAACAAGCGATCGAACGTGCTGGCACCAAAGCTGGTAACAAAGGTGCAGAAGCTGCACTGACCGCGCTTGAAATGATTAATGTATTGAAAGCCATCAAGGCCTGA
- the ribD gene encoding bifunctional diaminohydroxyphosphoribosylaminopyrimidine deaminase/5-amino-6-(5-phosphoribosylamino)uracil reductase RibD produces the protein MQDEYYMARALKLAQRGRFTTHPNPNVGCVIVKDGEIVGEGYHHRAGEPHAEVHALRMAGEKAKGATAYVTLEPCSHHGRTPPCCDALIAAGVARVVAAMQDPNPQVAGRGLYRLQQAGIDVSHGLMMSEAEPLNKGFLKRMRTGFPYIQLKLGASLDGRTAMANGESQWITSPQARRDVQRLRAQSHAILTSSATVLADDPALTVRWSELDEQTQALYPQQNLRQPVRIVIDSQNRVTPEHRIVQQPGETWFARTQDDSREWPETVRTLLIPEHKGHLDLVVLMMQLGKQQINSIWVEAGPTLAGALLQAGLVDELIVYIAPKLLGSDARGLCTLPGLEKLADAPQFKFKEIRHVGPDVCLHLVGA, from the coding sequence GTGCAGGATGAGTATTACATGGCGCGGGCGCTAAAGCTGGCGCAACGAGGACGTTTCACCACGCATCCCAATCCGAATGTCGGATGCGTCATTGTCAAAGATGGCGAAATTGTCGGTGAAGGTTATCATCACCGTGCGGGTGAACCACATGCCGAGGTACACGCGTTGCGCATGGCGGGTGAAAAAGCCAAAGGTGCAACTGCGTATGTGACACTCGAACCTTGTAGCCATCATGGTCGTACACCACCGTGCTGTGATGCGCTAATTGCTGCTGGTGTGGCGCGTGTGGTTGCCGCAATGCAGGATCCTAACCCGCAGGTCGCAGGGCGTGGACTTTATCGTCTGCAACAAGCAGGGATTGACGTCAGCCACGGCCTGATGATGAGCGAAGCCGAGCCGTTGAATAAAGGCTTTCTTAAGCGGATGCGCACTGGCTTTCCTTATATCCAACTGAAACTTGGCGCGTCGCTTGATGGCCGCACGGCGATGGCCAACGGCGAAAGCCAGTGGATCACTTCACCCCAGGCGCGTCGCGATGTTCAGCGTTTGCGTGCGCAAAGTCATGCCATTTTAACCAGCAGCGCCACGGTGCTGGCGGACGATCCGGCTTTAACGGTGCGTTGGTCTGAACTGGATGAACAAACTCAGGCGCTTTATCCGCAACAAAATCTACGCCAGCCGGTACGCATTGTGATTGATAGCCAAAATCGCGTAACGCCGGAACATCGCATTGTGCAGCAGCCGGGTGAAACCTGGTTCGCGCGCACTCAGGATGATTCTCGTGAATGGCCGGAAACGGTGCGCACCTTGCTGATTCCAGAACATAAAGGTCATCTGGATCTGGTTGTGCTGATGATGCAACTGGGTAAACAGCAAATTAACAGCATCTGGGTGGAAGCGGGGCCAACGCTCGCAGGAGCACTGCTACAGGCGGGTTTAGTCGATGAACTGATTGTCTATATCGCACCTAAACTATTAGGCAGTGACGCCCGCGGATTATGTACGCTGCCGGGGCTTGAGAAATTAGCCGACGCGCCCCAATTTAAATTCAAAGAGATACGTCATGTAGGCCCGGATGTTTGCCTGCATTTAGTGGGCGCATGA